The DNA window GGCGGCGCGCTCATAAGGCGCGACGGTGACGCCGTCCGCGGCCAGCCTGGCAGCCAGTGCCGGCTTCACCTTGCCATCGGCCACGAACAGCGTGGCGTGATCGAGGGCGACCAGCGCATGCGACACAAAGATCGGGTTGAAGCTGACGTCCGACCCGCGCAGGTTGAACAGCCAGGCGATATCGTCCAGCGTGGAGATCACGTGACGGTCGGCGCCCTGCTCGCGCATGGCCGCGTGCAGCGCCGCCAGCTTGTCCGCGCGCGCCATGGTGGCATACGGCGGCATGTGCTCGACGACGGGCTCGGGCGGCAGGCCGGCGCGGCCGCGCCACACGGCGTCGAGCAGGTCGGCATCCGTGCGCAGCACAATTCCCTTTGCATCGAGCGCGCCCTGCAGCAGCCGGGCGATGGCCAGGCCCAGCACGGCGCCATCGACGGCGACCGTCTGTCCCGCCTGCAGCGTGTCGGCCAGCCAGGCCACGTAATCCGTGCTGGCGCCGGACGCGATCTTCATCAGCGCGATGCCGGTGCCGGCCAGTTCGCTTTCGGCCTGCGTCCAGTAGCGCCCGTCGGTCCACACGCCGGCGAAGTCCTGCGTGGCGATGAACGTGCCGACCGAACCGGTGAAGCCGGACAGCCATTCGCGCCCCTTCCAGCGCGGCGGCAGGTACTCGGACAGGTGCGGGTCGGACGATGGCACGATGACGGCGTCGACGCCATGGTGGTGCATGGCCTGGCGCAGGGCGGCCAGGCGATCGGGAATGGTATCGGTCATGGTGGTATCTCTTGCCGCCATCGGCAGCGGCGGTCGCGCAATGATACCGCGATTGCCACTCGTCAGTGCCCACCGTACGATCGTGTCCCCGGCTGGAACCGGGGCACGCCATGCCGCGCCTGGAACAGCTTGGCGTCTCCGCGCGGCAGGGCATGCCGTTCCCTGCCGCGCGGCGCACGGTACCCCATGCCGGAAAGCCTCAATGCAGTACCCGCGGCTGGTCCGTGTCCACCTCGCCCTGGTGCGTGGTGTACTGGAAATCCATCCGTGGCCGGTTGCCGGCGATATCGCACACGGCGCGCACGATCTCATCCTGCGCCACGTAATGCACCATGTGGCCGGCATCCTGCACCGTGTGCAGCTGGCTTTGCAGCAGTTCGCGGTGCAGCCGCTCGGCATTGTCGCCGGGGTCGACGATCTTGTCGCCGGTGCCGGTGAAGATGGTGACCGGCATCGTGATCTCGGCATAACGGTGCCGCAGGTTCGCGGCGGCCGGGATCATCAGCACCGATTCGGCGCTGGAGGCACGCAGTTGCGATGGCCGCAGCGACAGCCACTTGGGCCAGCGCTTGAAACTCTCGGCAACCGGCCGCGGACTGAACACTTTCTTGACCAGGCCCGACCAGAGCAGGCGCGAGACGAGCGGCGAGACGGTAAAACGCATCACGTCGCCCACCACCGGGATCGCGGGGCCGGACATCAGCACCACGTCGGCACGCGGCGTCGGGTAGTAATAGCCGGCCATCAGCACCAGGCCGTTGACGAGACGCGGCTGGTCCATCGCCATCGCCAGTGCCACCAGCGTGCCCCACGAATGGCCCACCACGAGGGCCTGGTCGACATGCAGCGCCGCCAGCGCCTTGCCCAGCAATGCGGCTTGCTCGGGTGGCGTCCATACCGTGCTGCGCGGCCGGTCACTGTAGCCAAAGCCGGGGCGGTCGAAGGCGATCACCGTATGATCGCGCGCCAGCATGTCGACCAGGCCGGACAGTTCAAAATCCAGCGACGTCGCGCCATTGCCGTGCAACAGCACGACGACAGGGCCGGCACCGCGCCGCAGGTAATGCAGCTTGACCCCATCGACGGTCACGAATTCCCCCGCAGGCGGATGCTCCGCCTCGGCCTGCTTGGTCTTGCTGCGCACTACCATGTAGGCGGCGGCCAGCGCACCCGCGGCCGCGGCCCACGCCGTTTGTTTTCTGCTCAGCTGTAACATGAAAAGCTCCTGGTTCACCGTGTCCGAGACAGGCTAATGCAGGAGCCGGATGGCATTTGTTAAGGCACTAACACAGAACGCGAATCGTTTACCACACGACTGGGACAGCCTCGTGACAACGCTCAAACGTGTGCTTCGAACTTGCGCAGCCCGTCGAGGTCGAGGATGCGGATACCACCGTAATCCACACGCAACAGCCCTTCGCGCTCCAGCACCTGCAGCGCCTGGTTGGCACGCTGGCGCGACGCGCCGGACAACAATCCCACCTCTTCCTGCGAGATCTGCACGAGGCGCTCGCTGCCCGGATACAGGTGCGTATTGAACAGCGACGCCAGGCAGCGGGCCACGCGGGTATCGGGATCGAGCAGCCGTTCGTGCTCGACCATGCCGATGAACTGGCCCAGCCGTTCGTTCAGTTGCATCAGCAGGAAGCGGGTGAAGGGCAGGCTGTTTTCCAGCAGCCAGTGGAACGTGGTGGCCGGCATGCGGGCGATGCGGCTGTCGCGCAGCGCCATCGCATCGTATTTGCGGCACTCGTCCTTCAGCAACGAGCCTTCGCCGAACCAGCCGCCGGGCGGCACGCCCGTGAAGGTCACGCTCTTGCCGGACGGCGAGAAGTTGTTCATTTTGACCATGCCGGCAATGATGCCGACCCAGTTGTCGACGATCTCGCCCTTGCGGCACACATAGCCGCCCTTCGGCACGAACACTTCGAACGTGGTCGCCTCCACGCGCGCCATCTGCTCGGCGGTCAATGCCTGGGCCCATAGCGCACCGCGCAATGCTTCTTTCAGGCTGGGAACCTTGTCATTCACGCTGTCGTTCATTTTGCATTGCACCATCGAAAGTGGAGCAATTGTCTTTGAAATGACAACCGCCGGGAAGAAGGGCAGTTAATATCATTGCATAAAAAGTGCGCCTCACCCTATCACCACGGGAGATACATGGACGCAATACCGGAGACATTCCCCCGCCTGCTCCTCGAGCATGGACGGGTCCGGCCGCACAAGTGCGCGTACCGGGAGAAGTACCTGGGCATCTGGCAAGCCTGGACCTGGGCCCAGGTCAACGATGAAGTGCGGGCACTGGCCTGCGGCCTGGCCGCGCTGGGTTTTACACGCGGCATGAACCTGGCCATCATCGGCGACAACCGGCCGCGCCTGTACTGGGCGATGCTGGCCGCGCAGTGCCTGGGCGGCGTGCCCGTGCCGCTGTACCAGGACGCCCCCGCGGCGGACATGGCCTACGTGCTGGAGAACGCCGAGATCCGCTACGCGATCGTCGAAGACCAGGAGCAGGTCGACAAGCTGCTCGAACTGCAGGCGGACTATCCCGGCATCGAACACATCGTCTACGACGACGAGCGCGGCATGCGCCATTACCGCCAGGGCGAACTGGTCTCGTATGCGCGCCTGCAGGAAACGGGTCGTGCCTGGGACCGGGACAACCCCGGTTTCTACGAAGCGGCGCTGGCGGCGGGCGGCGGTGCGGACAACGCGATCATCCTGTACACCTCGGGCACCACCGGCAAGCCGAAAGGCGTGTGCCAGACCCATGCGGCGCTGATCGCGGCCGGCACCGGCGGTACCGGCTTCGAGCATCTGACGGATGTGGAGAACGTGCTGTCCTACCTGCCCATGGCGTGGGTCGGCGACTGCCTGTTCTCGTTTGCCCAGGCACTCGTGGCGGGCTTCACCGTGAATTGCCCGGAATCGGCGGAAACGGTCACGATCGACCTGCGCGAGATCGGTCCGTCGTACTACTTCGCGCCGCCACGCATCTTCGAAGGCATGCTGACCCAGGTGATGATCCGCATGGAGGACGCGGGCGCGATCAAGCGCCGCATGTTCGATCACTTCATGGCGGTGGCGCGCCGCGTGGGTGCCGATATCCTCGACGGCCGCCCGGTGCCGGCCGTGGACCGGCTGCGCTACGCGCTCGGCGACCTGCTCGTGTACGGGCCCCTGAAGAACGTGCTGGGCCTGTCGCGGGTGCGCGTCGCCTACACGGCCGGCGCCGCGATCGGGCCCGACCTGTTCCGCTTCTACCGCTCGATCGGCATCAACCTGAAGCAGTTCTACGGTTCCACCGAAACCTGCGCCTATATCTGCCTGCAGCCGAATGGCCAGATCAAGTTCGACAGCGTCGGCATGGCCGCGCCGGGCGTGGACGTGAAGCTGGCCGAGAACGGCGAAGTGCTGGTCAAGTCGCCCACGCTGATGAGCGGCTACTACAAGCGCCCGGAGGCCACCGTGGAGGCGATCGATCCGCAAGGGTGGTTCCACACGGGCGATGCCGGCATCTTCGATGCCGAAGGCCACCTCAAGATCATCGATCGCGCGGCGGATGTGGGGCGCCTGAACGGCGGCGCGATCTTCGCCCCGAACTACATCGAGAACAAGCTGAAATTCTTCCCCTTCATCAAGGAGGCCGTTGCGTTCGGCAACGGCCACGATACCGTATGCGCCTTCCTGAACATCGACATGGAAGCGGTCGGCAACTGGGCCGAACGGCGCAATATCGCCTATGCCGGCTACACCGACCTGGCCAGCCACCCGGACGTGTATGCGCTGATGGCCGACTGCGTGGAAAAGGTCAACGCCGACCTGGCCGCCGATGCGGCGATGAGCGACACGCAGGTGCACCGCTTCCTCGTGCTGCACAAGGAGCTTGATCCGGACGACGATGAACTGACACGCACGCGCAAGGTGCGCCGCAAGTTCATCGCCGAGAAATACCGCGTGCTGATCGATGCGCTGTATGCGGGCCGCACGTCGCAGTACATCGAAACGCAGGTGAAATTCGAGGATGGCCGCACGGGCATCGTGGCGGCCGACCTGCGCATTGCCGACAGCCACGTCGTGCCACCGCACGTGCGGCGCGCGGCATGATGGGAGAAACCACGATGCTGATGAACGAACCCGATACGCTGTTCCAGGGCCAAAGGAAAACCGGCCCGGTGATCCTCGACCTGCGCAATATCTCGCTGTCGTTCGGCGGCGTAAAAGCACTGACCGACATTTCGTTCGACGTGCGCGAACACGAG is part of the Pseudoduganella lutea genome and encodes:
- a CDS encoding alpha/beta fold hydrolase, giving the protein MLQLSRKQTAWAAAAGALAAAYMVVRSKTKQAEAEHPPAGEFVTVDGVKLHYLRRGAGPVVVLLHGNGATSLDFELSGLVDMLARDHTVIAFDRPGFGYSDRPRSTVWTPPEQAALLGKALAALHVDQALVVGHSWGTLVALAMAMDQPRLVNGLVLMAGYYYPTPRADVVLMSGPAIPVVGDVMRFTVSPLVSRLLWSGLVKKVFSPRPVAESFKRWPKWLSLRPSQLRASSAESVLMIPAAANLRHRYAEITMPVTIFTGTGDKIVDPGDNAERLHRELLQSQLHTVQDAGHMVHYVAQDEIVRAVCDIAGNRPRMDFQYTTHQGEVDTDQPRVLH
- a CDS encoding Crp/Fnr family transcriptional regulator, translated to MNDSVNDKVPSLKEALRGALWAQALTAEQMARVEATTFEVFVPKGGYVCRKGEIVDNWVGIIAGMVKMNNFSPSGKSVTFTGVPPGGWFGEGSLLKDECRKYDAMALRDSRIARMPATTFHWLLENSLPFTRFLLMQLNERLGQFIGMVEHERLLDPDTRVARCLASLFNTHLYPGSERLVQISQEEVGLLSGASRQRANQALQVLEREGLLRVDYGGIRILDLDGLRKFEAHV
- a CDS encoding AMP-binding protein — protein: MDAIPETFPRLLLEHGRVRPHKCAYREKYLGIWQAWTWAQVNDEVRALACGLAALGFTRGMNLAIIGDNRPRLYWAMLAAQCLGGVPVPLYQDAPAADMAYVLENAEIRYAIVEDQEQVDKLLELQADYPGIEHIVYDDERGMRHYRQGELVSYARLQETGRAWDRDNPGFYEAALAAGGGADNAIILYTSGTTGKPKGVCQTHAALIAAGTGGTGFEHLTDVENVLSYLPMAWVGDCLFSFAQALVAGFTVNCPESAETVTIDLREIGPSYYFAPPRIFEGMLTQVMIRMEDAGAIKRRMFDHFMAVARRVGADILDGRPVPAVDRLRYALGDLLVYGPLKNVLGLSRVRVAYTAGAAIGPDLFRFYRSIGINLKQFYGSTETCAYICLQPNGQIKFDSVGMAAPGVDVKLAENGEVLVKSPTLMSGYYKRPEATVEAIDPQGWFHTGDAGIFDAEGHLKIIDRAADVGRLNGGAIFAPNYIENKLKFFPFIKEAVAFGNGHDTVCAFLNIDMEAVGNWAERRNIAYAGYTDLASHPDVYALMADCVEKVNADLAADAAMSDTQVHRFLVLHKELDPDDDELTRTRKVRRKFIAEKYRVLIDALYAGRTSQYIETQVKFEDGRTGIVAADLRIADSHVVPPHVRRAA